TGACCGGCGTCCGCGGCACAGGCACAGCACGACGATCACGCAACCCACGACACGACATGTACACCGACACCGAAAACACGGGCGTTCCGGCCGTTCCGCGGCTGAGCGCCGAGACGAGGCGGAGAGACCGGACGACGCGCAGGGAGGACTTAGAGGAGCTGGTCTGGAGCCACCGGATCGGCGAGGAGAACAACTGAGATGATCGGACCGGACACGGACACGACGACGAGAGAGCTAGAGAACCCGGCAGGACGGAGGTTCCGGGAGATGCTCGACGAACAGACGTTCGTCTTCGCCCCCGGGATCTACCACGCGCTCGACGCCCGGCTGGCGGACATGACCGGCCACGACGCCGTCTACATGAGCGGCTACTCCACCGTGCTCGGCCAGTTCGGCTTCCCCGACCTGGAGATGGTGACGATGACCGAGATGGTCGAGAACGCCTCGCGGATCGTCGACGCATCGACGCTCCCCGTGATCGCCGACTGCGATACGGGCTACGGCGGCATCCACAACGTCCGGCGCGCGGTGCGCGAGTACGAGAAGGCCGGCGTCGCCGCCGTCCACATCGAGGACCAGACGACGCCGAAGCGCTGTGGTCACATCGCCGGCAAGCAGATCGTCTCGCGCGAGCAGGCGGGAGCGCGCTTCGAGGCGGCGATCGACGCCCGCCAGTCCGAGGACACGGTGATCATCGCCCGCACGGACGCCTACGGCTCCGCCAACGGCGACTGGGAGGAACACCTCGAACGGGGGCGCATCTACGCCGACGCGGGCGTGGACCTCGTCTGGCCGGAGATGCCAGATCCCAGCAGGCAGGACGCCGCCAGGTACGCGGAGACGATCCACGAGACCCACCCGGATCTCGACCTCGCGTTCAACTACTCCTCGTCGTTCGCGTGGGGAGAGCAGGACGATCCCCTGACGTTCCAGGAGCTGGGCGAGCTCGGCTACAAGTACGTCTTCATCACGCTGTTCGCGCTGCACTCCGGCGCGCACGCCGTCTACGAGGACTTCGAGCGGCTCGCCGAGGAGGACGAGCGCGCGCAGTTCGATCTCGAAGAGCGCTACATCGGTCACCCGACGGAGTCCCACCACGAGCTCTCGCAGGTGAGCCGGTACCAGGACGTCGAGATGCGCTTCGACGGGGAGGCGAGGGCACGGATCGAGGGGTCGGAAGGGTTCGCCGAGGACAGGGACACCCTCCAGACGGCCGAAGAGGAACGGGAGGAGCCGCCGACAGCCGACGACGACTGAGCGCAGTCTATCATTTTTTTTTTCCGGTACTGATCGGCAATAGGTGGCGAAGATACAAACAGCTAATAAAAGTCGAGCCCTAGATGCGACCGTAGCGGTGTCTCAATGGTAAGGAAGACGCAAGTGGCGACGAGCAAGGCGATTCAGCGACAGACCGGCAAGACCTTCTACTTCGCGACGAGGCTCCTGCCGGAGCGCGTCCGCCACGCGACGTACGTCCTCTACGCGTTTTTCAGGCTCGCCGACGAGGTCGTCGACGACGCCGAGGGCGTCCCCCCGGAGACGCAGTACGAACAGCTCGAGATCCTCAGAGCGGAGGCGCTCGGAGAGCGCGAGCCGGAGAGCGAGGTGCTGGAGGCGTTCTGTGAGCTCCGCGAGCGCTACGGCATCACCGACGAGGACGTACGGGTGTTCGTCGACGCGATGGCGACCGACATCGAGAAGTCCCGGTACGCCACCTACGACGAACTCGAGGCGTACATGAACGGCTCGGCGTCCGCCGTCGGCCGGATGATGACCGCCGTGATGCAGCCCGAGGAGCCCGAACGGGCGCTCCCGCACGCGACGACGCTCGGCGAGGCGTTCCAGATGACGAACTTCCTGCGCGACGTACGAGAGGACATCCGGGACAGGGATCGGATCTACCTGCCGGGGGACACCCTCGCACGCCACGGGGTCACCGAGGAACAGATCCAGGAGTACAGGATGGACGAGTCGTTCGCCGCGGTGATGTGCGAGGAACTGCTCAGAACGGAGCGGCTCTACCGCGAGGGCGTGCGCGGGATCAAGTACCTTCCCGAGGACTGTCAGTTCCCCGTCCTGCTCGCCTCGGTGCTCTACGCCGAACACCACCGCCTGATCAGGGAGATAGGTTACGACGTGCTCATGAACGAACCCGACCTAGGCACGCTCAGGAAGGTCGCGCTGTTGCTCAGGACGAAGTGGCACTGGCGGCGGAGCCGGGACCCCGAGTACGTGTTTCGGAAGGTGAGCGCGGTGCCCTCCCCCCCGGAGCCGAGTCACGGCCGCCACGGCGAGGGGCTTCCGACCCGCTAGCGCGAGAGAGGCGTCCCAGGAACGGGGAGCACGTCGAAGTCGAACCAGTCGCTTCTGAGCAGCACGCCCGCGAGTCCCGCCGCGAGCGCGAACGGCACCCAGTTTCCGAAGTAGAGGTTCACCAGCCCCCAGAACAGCAGGAAGCTCACGAGGTCGTCGAGCAGGAACGGACAGGTCGCGAGCCGCGCCCTCACCCTCCGGCGATCGAACGCGGCCTGGATGAGCGTGACCGCGACCGCACCCGAGAGCAGCCAGCCGGCGTAGTTGATCGCGGGAACGCCGTAGTAGAACCCTGGAGAGTCCCACGCCCAGAAGCCCAGCGCCACGGCACCCGGATCGAGGATCAGGTCGAGAGCGATCACACAGGCGAGCGTGAGCGCGAACCGCCTCGGGAGGGAGGCGTCGCCCGCGAACAGCAGCACGAGCAGGAAGCTGTTGAGCAGGATCGGGAAGTAGAACACCGGCAGCCCGAGCGGGACGAGGTCGAAGAGCATCGGGCCGAGATCTAACCGATAGGAGAACTCGCCGTAGGGGTAGCCGGTGAGCACGCCGGCGAGCTCGATACCCCAGGTGAACAGCGCGAGCAGCCCCAGCCCTGCGAGCGCCCTGCGTGAGACCACGGGGAGCAGGCCAGCGATCAGCGGCGAGACCATCACGAGGTTCGCGGCGATGATCAGATACGGGTTCATCGCCAGTTCGGGGGGGAGCAGTCCGTGTCTGCCGGCGATCAGCAGCGCGACGCCCACCAGCGGAAACGTGACGGCGATGGTGAAACGGTTGTGGAGGACGGTCTCCTCCAGAACACTCTCGACCCGTCGCCGGGGAACCCGGTGGGAGAGGACCTCGCTCACGCTCTCACGTCCCGACTCGTCGTCATCGGTGACCGTTCGGCTCGCCCGCACTTAGCGTCACTCGTTTCGGCCGGGGTCGATCACCGGGGGATCCACTGGTGAGGAGGCCCATCCGATCCCCGGGATACCGAACATGTTCGCGAGTCCGTACTCGGTTGAGGGGAGCGTACGGGCGGCCATGAGCGAGAGCGTCGTCGAGACGGCCGCCCACGGTGACGAAACCGTCCGGACCATCGAGGTGGTCTGTACGGGACACGTTCGGGACGCGGTGGGGAAGGGTCGGTTCGAGTTCGCGTTCGAGGGCGAGACCCTCAGGGGGTTCCTCGCCGCGTTCTTCGAGGAGTACCCGATCGAGGAGCTGTTGATCGCCGAGACGGAGGCGGAATCGACGGCTCACGGCTGGGCGCCGGCACCCGAGACGCTCCCGGGCACCTGGCGGAAGAACCCCGAGGGCGAACAGACCCGGACCTACGCGCGGGTGCTGGTCAACGGCCGGTTCAACGAGAACAGGGAGGGCTTCGACACCGAACTCCGCGAGGGAGACCGGGTCGCGCTGGTCTACCCGTTCATGTTCTGTTGCTGATCGCGATCGGTAGGGAGATCCGTGATTCCGACTCGCTTCTGTTCTACGGCTGATACGGTGAGCGTGTGAGATACAGAGTGCGAATGCAACACGAGATCCAGTTCGGCCTGTGAATGTAGGGATCGGTCAGTCCAGAAGACACATTTGACGATGGGGATAGATTCAGAACGTAATTATCTGCTCTAGCCGTGTGTCCAACCCTAGCTGGAACGTACGTGCGGTCGTTTGTGATCCGGCTCGAAATAGTCAATCGGGGAGGATTTTCGGTAGTTGAACTCGCAGGAACTGGATGGTGACGACCATGATGAACGGGCCGAGGAATATACCATACCACCCAAAAACTGCCGGTCCCAGGAGATATGCGAACATGACGAGCCCCGTGTGAAAGAGACGTCCGGAGAGGAAGGGCCGGACGTAAGTTCGGATGACGTTGTCGAAGATGATCCCCATCACAACGTAGAACACTATCGGGAACCAGATATATGTCACGTTTGTTTGGTATGCTACGAGAGTCAGGTAGAGAACAATCGCCCCATACAGCAGATTTCGACCGAGGAGTGGAACCACTGAGATCAGTCCAGTGGCAAAACCGAGAAGTATCGCGTGAGGGATCGCGAGACCTGGCGGAGCAACGAGATTCAACACGTTGTAGATGATTACGGCCACAATACTGATCACGATAATAGTGAGCGTATATCCGAAATAGACCGAAGAGAGCCCCCGATCAACCGCTTTTAGATATTCGTACACGTTCGACTCCCTCGCTACAATGGTGGATCGGAACCAGGAAGCGATTCTTCGCTCGTCTCGAACCAGGAAAAACGCGAAGATGAATGTGATCAAGGCGTTGAACGCTTGCACAGTGAACGTCCCGACGAACCCGCTCACCAACGGAGCAAGCGTGGCGAGAGTCGGATCGCTCCGCAGGGCTTCTACGAACGCAGATAGTTCATCCTCGCTTGTGGGGAGAGTATCTATAGCAAGCCCTGGGAACAGCCTTTCGAACAGTCCTTCGACGTCCGTCGCCTCTATCGCTGCAAGCTCTGCGAGTAGTAAAACAACGAACACCCCCAGAACTGCGACGAATGGTAACATAATGAGACCGAGTGAAAGGAGAGCAGAGAGTCCCGGTGAAACACCCCGATGTCGAAGGCGTCTGGCAACTGGCCGGACGACGTAGTATAGGAAGATCCCCAACACAATCCACCCGAGGTAGGTGTGTAACGCCACAACGAGGACGAGAACGAGAACGAGCGCGAAAAGCCACCAGCCAGTCGTCCCAGCCAGCCCCTCGCCGTTCGATGAAACGCTCCATCTCATGAGATTCACATATTTCGGTTTGAGCCCACATAAGCAGTATCAATCAACCCTCGGGCAATCGATCAGCGACGGCTCAGAAGCGGACAGCGGTCCTCAACTGAGGTTATTCGAGCGTATTAGAAACAGAGTGGTGTTCGATCAGGGTATATTTAGGGTGTGGCTTCTATCCCGTTCTGTAAGCATCTGATCTCGTCGATTATCTTATTTCAGATAAGAGATAATCCGCACCCCCGTGCTGGATACATCTCTATGTCTTGCAGGCCAACCTCAGCGTGTCAGATTAATATAGAGTGGAATGGTCGTGGGAACCAGAGGTCCCAGTAGTAACCGTTCCGGTCCTCGACATCAACCGTGGACGAGCACCCAGAGCCCGCCCATCGTGAGTAGCATCCCTACCAGGGTGTTGAGCGCCGGGAACCACCAGTACGCGCGTTCGACGTCGATCGGAGAGAGCGCGATCAGCGCGACGAACGGGACGTATATCGAAAAGAGCGCGCCGAGTCGGGGGTCGAGCAGGGCGAACGAGAGAGCCGCGAGCGCCCAGCAGACCGCACAGTAGACGTACGTACGGGACTCGCCGAGTGCGGTCGCCGTGGTCCGGATCCCCGCCCGCCGGTCGGGGACGATGTCCGGAACGGCGCTGAAGGTGTGCATCGCCATTGTCCAGAGCCACGCACCCGCGACCGCGAGCGCCGGTGGGTGGCTCCCGGCGACCGCCGCGTAGGCCGCTGCGCCGGGCATCAGGTAGAGCCCGTTCGAGACCGAATCGAGGAGTGGGGTGGTCTTGAACCGGAGCGGGGGCGCGCTGTACTGGATCCCCAGGACGTAGAACCCGGCGAGCCAGACGAGCGATTCGAGCGGGAGGAAGGGGACGAGCGCGAGCCCCGAGAGCGCGCACAGCCCGACCGCCCGGAGGACGACCGGTTCCCCCTCGAACCTGACCTCTCTGCCCGCTTTCTTCGGGTTCTCCTCGTCGACGTCGCTGTCGAAGATATCGTTCACACCGTACAAGAGGACGTTCGCGGGGAGCAGGAAGAACGCGAAGAGCGCGAGCGTCGTGGGGGTGACCAGCTCCGCGGTCGCGGAGGCGCCGTAGGCGACGCCGACGGCGACCGGGCCGGCGAGGTAGAGCCAGAACCGTGGTCGGGAGAGCTCGAACAGGTAGTGGAGACGGCCGTCCATCGGTCAGTCGTCGCTCGGGACCCGTCTCGAACCGGTCGTCGCGTGGTCCTCGATCACCGCGTTCGCGGTGTGCTCGCCGCTGATCACGCACATCGGAACGCCGAT
This region of Halalkalicoccus sp. CGA53 genomic DNA includes:
- a CDS encoding isocitrate lyase/PEP mutase family protein translates to MIGPDTDTTTRELENPAGRRFREMLDEQTFVFAPGIYHALDARLADMTGHDAVYMSGYSTVLGQFGFPDLEMVTMTEMVENASRIVDASTLPVIADCDTGYGGIHNVRRAVREYEKAGVAAVHIEDQTTPKRCGHIAGKQIVSREQAGARFEAAIDARQSEDTVIIARTDAYGSANGDWEEHLERGRIYADAGVDLVWPEMPDPSRQDAARYAETIHETHPDLDLAFNYSSSFAWGEQDDPLTFQELGELGYKYVFITLFALHSGAHAVYEDFERLAEEDERAQFDLEERYIGHPTESHHELSQVSRYQDVEMRFDGEARARIEGSEGFAEDRDTLQTAEEEREEPPTADDD
- a CDS encoding phytoene/squalene synthase family protein: MVRKTQVATSKAIQRQTGKTFYFATRLLPERVRHATYVLYAFFRLADEVVDDAEGVPPETQYEQLEILRAEALGEREPESEVLEAFCELRERYGITDEDVRVFVDAMATDIEKSRYATYDELEAYMNGSASAVGRMMTAVMQPEEPERALPHATTLGEAFQMTNFLRDVREDIRDRDRIYLPGDTLARHGVTEEQIQEYRMDESFAAVMCEELLRTERLYREGVRGIKYLPEDCQFPVLLASVLYAEHHRLIREIGYDVLMNEPDLGTLRKVALLLRTKWHWRRSRDPEYVFRKVSAVPSPPEPSHGRHGEGLPTR
- the cruF gene encoding bisanhydrobacterioruberin hydratase, whose protein sequence is MSEVLSHRVPRRRVESVLEETVLHNRFTIAVTFPLVGVALLIAGRHGLLPPELAMNPYLIIAANLVMVSPLIAGLLPVVSRRALAGLGLLALFTWGIELAGVLTGYPYGEFSYRLDLGPMLFDLVPLGLPVFYFPILLNSFLLVLLFAGDASLPRRFALTLACVIALDLILDPGAVALGFWAWDSPGFYYGVPAINYAGWLLSGAVAVTLIQAAFDRRRVRARLATCPFLLDDLVSFLLFWGLVNLYFGNWVPFALAAGLAGVLLRSDWFDFDVLPVPGTPLSR
- a CDS encoding MoaD/ThiS family protein: MSESVVETAAHGDETVRTIEVVCTGHVRDAVGKGRFEFAFEGETLRGFLAAFFEEYPIEELLIAETEAESTAHGWAPAPETLPGTWRKNPEGEQTRTYARVLVNGRFNENREGFDTELREGDRVALVYPFMFCC
- a CDS encoding AI-2E family transporter; this encodes MRWSVSSNGEGLAGTTGWWLFALVLVLVLVVALHTYLGWIVLGIFLYYVVRPVARRLRHRGVSPGLSALLSLGLIMLPFVAVLGVFVVLLLAELAAIEATDVEGLFERLFPGLAIDTLPTSEDELSAFVEALRSDPTLATLAPLVSGFVGTFTVQAFNALITFIFAFFLVRDERRIASWFRSTIVARESNVYEYLKAVDRGLSSVYFGYTLTIIVISIVAVIIYNVLNLVAPPGLAIPHAILLGFATGLISVVPLLGRNLLYGAIVLYLTLVAYQTNVTYIWFPIVFYVVMGIIFDNVIRTYVRPFLSGRLFHTGLVMFAYLLGPAVFGWYGIFLGPFIMVVTIQFLRVQLPKILPD
- a CDS encoding prenyltransferase; amino-acid sequence: MDGRLHYLFELSRPRFWLYLAGPVAVGVAYGASATAELVTPTTLALFAFFLLPANVLLYGVNDIFDSDVDEENPKKAGREVRFEGEPVVLRAVGLCALSGLALVPFLPLESLVWLAGFYVLGIQYSAPPLRFKTTPLLDSVSNGLYLMPGAAAYAAVAGSHPPALAVAGAWLWTMAMHTFSAVPDIVPDRRAGIRTTATALGESRTYVYCAVCWALAALSFALLDPRLGALFSIYVPFVALIALSPIDVERAYWWFPALNTLVGMLLTMGGLWVLVHG